TCTGAAAAAACTTTCAACCACCGCGACTGTCTGTTTCATTATTCGATTGTACTTTTACCGAATCCACGACAGTCTGAAAGCGAGTCCTTTAATTGACACGAAAATGTCCCACCGAAATCGTATTAACGTCACGGCGATCcaggaaatttcattttgatatTAAATAGAGGATCCTTACAGGCTTCTGCGGACACCGGCATCACAATTTACCGGGATTCCGTTGACGGAGAAACATAATTTTCGAACGTTTAATATCGTTGTATATTTGCGGAAATGCTTTATCTCGGCTCGTCGGTATCGCGCAAGGCATGCTAACTCATTCCTGGCGTTTCGAGTGCTCGTAATTGCCTCGCTCTCGTTAATCAACATTGTCGATCCTATCGAGTATCGACCGGTACCGATTCACGCCGGTAATAAATCGGTGCCCGAGAACTCTTTAAATCATTCGACAAAATTAATCGTACGATTTACTCTCAAGTAAATTTTGTCTACAtacgacaaaaaaaaaacgagtCTAGGAATTACGTAAAGTAACGCATCTCGAATACCCTGAACGAAAGTTTTTACATCCCTTCTGAAATTATTCGCAACTCTTGCAATCGGCTTTCCCTCTTCAGTTGCGGAGAAACAGCTTCCCGGAAAAGGAATCAACGTTTCGCGTAAATTATCCAGAAGATTTTACGTCGCTCGAACTTATCCCGACAGCCGTAACATCCAGGACACGGTTAAATCGTAAACCTCCTCTCTATCCCATATAAACATTCCCGCGCGTCTTATCGAAGATATGTTCTTTGTTTTTTACCGAACACCCCCTGATCTTccgttctttcttttcctttcctttccacCCTTGGGTCGCCGTTTTTTGACGTAAATTGTATTTACTGCCCATTCTTCGCATAGATATTTTCACGGGATATTTTGTACACTTTCTCGGTAAGAAAACTCGATTCCCGGAAGATACTTGAGCGACGCAATTAACCGAGAAAAACATCGGAACAATAGTGACAGGGAACGCTGTTACACTAGGGGAATTCATTCTGGACACTTtgcataaaaatattctttatttcatatttatgcaataaatgtatattctgcTATGCTAAATTAATAGCgtaatattttgtataatgtttatacttaatattttcacatgaTTTGGTTTGAAAAtgtttggaaatttttatttaaaaaaatctaaactgtgttgttatttttgtttttgcgCTTGTGAAATAACCAATCACAGAGTGAAAGGATATCcaacgaaatattaatttttttctacctcctttgatgtgttgaaattgtaatttttgttgtatattaaaagtatggctgtaaatggtctTTTTACTGACTTTTTTATATAAGCGACGccctaaaattagaaaacaatgattagaatataaaatataaatgataatctattaaataatttgaataaatgcgaaatttaagtaaaaatctaagtgtccagaattaattccactaaGGTGTTTTACATTGATTTTCCTTCTCTATGAAATATGTTTATCGAACACCGATACTTATGAAACACGACACTGTTTCATTAGCGATTCGTAATTTAAGAGATGAAGCATTGCCCGTCAAGATTGAGCTTTTCAAGAAATTCCGTTCGCACCTGCACATTGAATATAAGAAAGCTCCGAATAGAAAAGGGAGAGGAAAGTGGAAAGTGTTTGTTAACGTCTCGCAGTAGTAAGGAGACCGGTAGCTTTTTCTCTCCGTAAGACTGGTGTAACGAAAGGAAGTCGAGTTTCAGACAAATAAAGCCATGTACGGTCCATTGAGTTAATGCTCTTGCCATGGCATTTTGCGTCACTCTTTTCCTCGTCTCTCTCCCTCTTCCATTCGCTTCAACCCGTTTTTCCTCCCCGTTTCTTTTACACCCTGCCCGTTTTTCTCGTCGCAGGTATCGTCGTTATTTATCGTTCAACGTTGTCGTCATTTTTCACCGAGCATAATTACGACGAAGCACGGTCCCGAGCATCGTGTACGGGGCTACCGTTGGCCGGTCTCTTTCGGGCGAAACGACTTTTTGAAAAATCAGTTCTCGAGAGTGTCTCGTTGCCGCGGGCAGCCGGAAAAGAGATTGATGAAACGGCAGAGAGATCGATCTAGCAATATGCACGTACGGGGTTCTTTTCGGAGAGAAGGAAGGAAGCATAGGGAAAAAGCATTCGCTTTCGGAACCTGCTGGTAAACCGATCACTTTGGTTCGTGTCGCGTGAAAATTCTCAAGGAATCGTAGGCGTTTACTGGAGGGGGagagagggtttcgtctccccggacgcctctggttcgggccggggaccgctaggtggcggcgagatgatcggCGAATCAGTGTTCTCGCTagcggtcgcccggcatgcagtcCAAATATTATAGAagttccgaattgcggtatgataggtgACGAGTCTGACTTTttcgagacgaaacgcctttttctctCCTCTTCTACAGAATCTAGTTTCGGAACGTAAATTCTAACTGGAGTTACGCGTTGTCAGTCAAACTCCGTGATTTCGCTGGACGAGGCTTTTTAAAAGGCTAGACGGGGAAACTCGTTAGAACATCATAGATTCTTTCAAAGTTTTTCGCGTTCCATTTTCCTGCTGCTCTCAGCGAACGTGTGCAGCGACGCGTAATTAAATCGCGTTATTTGCATACCTTCCGCTTTCCCGTGCAACTTTGTCACCAATTATTCAGTGCATCCGTTCGCGAAACACGAACGACCAACATACCGGAAGTTACGTCGGTGATTTGTCGTTGCAGCTTGAACGCGTCCGAATCGAAACGAGGAACCTTCAGCTAGGTTGTTGGCTAGTTCGGTGTCGTCCAAGATGAGATAGAAAAATGTTGATCAAATGTTTAGCCACGTGGAAAATGGTAATTGGTTCCGACTCGATTTTACCAGGACTCTTTGTTAATTGCTCGGATTGGgctttgaataattttcgaTGGGATATTAAGGTACGGTTGCGAAGCTTGTTTCGGGGAAATTAATCCTTCGTTGCCAGAACAACGTTTGTCTAAGATTACTCGGTTTCACCTGAGAACGATTTAATAGGACCCTAGAGACCAGACCATAGAGTTACCATGTTCCGACAATTACTATCCACGATGCTATTGGTGTATCCTCGCGTGTTTCGAATTGTGTTTCTCCCTGCTATTTTCTAACCATTCAACATGATTAAATTGCCCGGCGAATTAATATGAATTTAGTGTTTTAAAGTTTACGGTACAAATTGTTATTTGATACAGCAACCGCTGAACGAATCTATGAACCTATGGGGATGGCGTCGAATACCCATCGCTGTTGGAATAACTTAAATGCAAACTTTCGCTCGTAAAAGTTTTACCATAGTCTCGTACAAACTCGGTTTTCCGTACCGTATCAAATGCTAGCATCCTATTAACCACTCTTAAAGCCCGTGTCGAACAACCCCCTTTCCAATCTCCACCGAATACGCTCGTGCAATTCCATTAACTCTTCGTTTATTTCATCATTATTTCTCCGTCTAACGTGTTTACGAGGGCCATTTGTGTTTTCGAGTCGAATTTGCAATTCGCCGTCGCCGTAACAAAAGACAATGAAATTTCACGAAACGGTACTCACCTTCGAAAATCTCTGCTCCAACAAGCGTAAATCACCGGATTCATTCCGCTGTTGATCCATCCGAGCCACGTAACAGCCGCGAACACGATCTCCTCTTGCCATATACACTGGGAGCAGAATCCTGACCACAGATTCACCACGAAGAACGGTAGCCAACATATGATGAAAACGCCCATCACGATGCCCAGCGTCTTGGCGgctttcttctccttcgcGAATTTCGCCAGTTTCCGCGACAACGAGAAGTTCTTCCCCAGATGTTGTTTGGTTATCCTCGTGGACGGCACCCGGGTCAGACAGTTATTGTGCATGGCTGTGAGAGGCTCCTCGAGATCTTGTAGATCCTCCGGTGTGCTCGAGGCAGTACGGAACAGATGCCTGGCATCCGTGTTCGTACCGCCTCCTCGATGTATCCTCAGAGTAAGCTCCAGTTCACCGGACGCCATTATCACCTGTTTGGTGCCTAGCTTCAGGCTCTTGGTCTGGAACACAGCCGCTCTGTAGATCTTGTAGTAGGTGAAAACCATCACGAACAGAGGCAAATAGAAACTGATGGTCGAGGAGAAGATCAAGTAGCCCAAGTGTTCGGTGAACGGGCATTTGTCCTCCGGCACCTCTTCGGTTCTGACCGCGCGCCACCAAGCGATCGCTGGAAAGGAGATCGCGCTCGAACAGATCCATACGATCGCGATCAATATAGCCGCTCTTTTACGGCTCATTCTACTTGGATAAGTGAACGGATCTGTGATCGCCCAATAACGATCCAAACTGATCACGCAGAGATTTAGGATCGAGGCGGTCGAGAATAGAACGTCCAACGATCTCCATACGTCGCACCAATCGGTCGTGAACAACCAACGATTCTCCAGGACCTCGTAAATCGCGCTGAACGGCATCACTACCAATCCGACTAGACAATCGGCGAACGCCAACGACGTGACGAAGTAATTTGTCGCCGTGTGAAGATATCTCTCTCTGACCACAGCTAGGATCACCAGCATGTTACCAAACACAGTGGCTACCGAGAACAGGAACAAGAGTATCGCCAGACCGGCTCTGTCCGTTGCCAAGTTCCACAGATCCTCGTAGGTACGATTCTGTGCCGGATATACCGCGTTGTAGAAGCTTCTGTTCAAATGATTGCTCGGTACGATTGCCTCTTCTTCCGATCCGAGCAGATAGACCGCGCTTTCGTTCATTTTTTCCACCAACGAACCTTTAATCGTCCCCTTCGATCGTTCCCAGCTTCTCGTCAGGTCGCCGATCCGTCGACGCCGCGTTTCTTCCGACCGATTCCCGTCCGGCCTCTCATCTTCCCGCGGGAACCGCAAATCGGCCGATTTCTAACCAAGATTCTACGACATCTACCGGCCGGGTTAATCGATATTCATAGCCCCGTCGATCTTAGCTTTCCAAGGTGGTTACATTAGGCAGGCTTAGGCGGACGACACTGTCTTCTTGCTGATCTGAAACAAACCAGAGTGATTCGTGTAAGAACAGACGTCTGCCAGTAGGTTTCCTATTTTAAGTTAATCCATGAAAGaacatttttctattcttCGTAGAAACGAGTAACAGTAGAGGAATATTGAAAGTCAAGAACAAACATCGGTCGGGGGTCTGGTTTTCGATGTAAAAGAGCGGTTCGTTCGATACGCGACGACGATGCAAGGTTTATCGGCCCTGACACGTGTtacaacgacgacgacggaCGCCGACGGTCACGATGACGTCGGAAGGGTGTGAACGAGACAAAAACCGAGAACAACCGGAGGCCGGGCTATATTCCGCAACGTCGATAGCTCGAGGATCGAAACCCCTTTGATCAAGTAGCGGTAAACATTCTCCCAGGTCACGGATGAAAGCTCGCCCCTGTTTCCAGCCCCTGGTCTGGCCACGAAATCACAAACCCCTCTGTACAACCATCCCGCTCTCTCCTTCTCTATCGGTCTCTCTCTAGTTTCCTCTTTATGACACTTTTCCCTGGTAAATATAGACACGGTGTATTGCACGTCGACGAAAAAATTGGTAAATCGTTTGAACGTTCGAACGAGCAACGATTGCCAAATGATTGACGAATGCAACGTTAACCGTGTCGCGTttcgattaaaaattgtttaacgCGCGTAGTGCGAAAGGCTGATGTTTAATCGAAAAAAATTACACAGCTGTTTAAGTTATCAAAGTGAAACGACAAGCGTAGAGTTGAAAAGTGCGTTTCGCTGGTGGAAGCAAACAGAAACacgattctaaaatttcatctGCGGCTCGAAAATTACGAAGCTTTCTCGCTAGCAATAAACGTACGATCTTGTAGTTGAGCGCGGGTGCtttcagttttcgacgtacCGTGTCCAAACTTATGATTTCCGACGTGTGTTTGCTTCGAATCAGCCTCGTTTCCAACTATGTACTCGTCGAAAGTTGGCGATGGAACGCGGTTGGTGATGCCTACTcaattagaatattaaatcttGAATCGATCGGAACTTTGGACAGTACATGGAAACTGAATTAACTCTTCTCTCCTGGTAATACGAAAAAAGGGTTAAGGGGTTACGCCTAGTTGGGATCGGGAACATGACGTGATTTTCAAGATTTCTTTTTGCCgttctaataaatatttactatGAAGTGAAATATATCATTGAAAAATACATGTTTCAAAGTAGttttaagatttttttaaaagtaaaGTGTTAAATAATGAGGGAACGCCCTTTTCTCAAGATCATTTGCGGTGGCCACGATACCTTCCAAACCGCGTATTTGAAATCAAAACCAAAGAAGATTGAGTTAGTATATTGTATTGTTAAGGGCCTGAACGAAGGGTTTTGCGAGATTTTGATTTTCACCAAAATGAGAACAATTTTCCTGAAAAATCcccgaaaaaaagaaaatttttcaacggaATTAAAAATCCTTTGTTCAGGCCCTTAACAATACAATATGCTAACTCAATCTtctttgattttgatttcaaATAAGCAGTTTGGAAGATATCGTGGCCACCGCAAGTGATCTCGAGAAAAGGGCGTTCCCTCGTTAAAACATGTATTTTTCGATGGTATATTTCACTTCATagtaaatgtttattaataaattttgtcATTTACCCGATCCCAACTAAGCGTAACCCCTTAAAGAGCTGCAAGCAGCCGTATCAGTCGAAAGGCTTATTTAGAAGCATTCGATTCCAGGGGGAAATTGTATGCAAGCGAGACGTACATTGTCCTACATTTGAAATTTCCTATCGAACGGAAGCGTATTTTGCGGAGAACGTTTCCGTTGTTCTCCACAAGCTCGCGATAGGCTTGTTCGGATGTCGATGATATCCCATTAGCTTGGTCCCGTGTAGAACACCGTGCATGGTTCCCGACGATATCGCAGCCTCGTTGTTGCCGCAAACCCATTAACGTTCCAATCGTCCAGCGTGTGTTTGGCTCGGACCACCGAATTCCGTTTCGAAACGCGAGTCTCTGTCGATTCCAggattttttttcaaaaaatcgcgtcgtttaaaaaaaaggacaCGAAGG
The genomic region above belongs to Osmia bicornis bicornis chromosome 9, iOsmBic2.1, whole genome shotgun sequence and contains:
- the LOC114874411 gene encoding dopamine receptor 2, whose amino-acid sequence is MNESAVYLLGSEEEAIVPSNHLNRSFYNAVYPAQNRTYEDLWNLATDRAGLAILLFLFSVATVFGNMLVILAVVRERYLHTATNYFVTSLAFADCLVGLVVMPFSAIYEVLENRWLFTTDWCDVWRSLDVLFSTASILNLCVISLDRYWAITDPFTYPSRMSRKRAAILIAIVWICSSAISFPAIAWWRAVRTEEVPEDKCPFTEHLGYLIFSSTISFYLPLFVMVFTYYKIYRAAVFQTKSLKLGTKQVIMASGELELTLRIHRGGGTNTDARHLFRTASSTPEDLQDLEEPLTAMHNNCLTRVPSTRITKQHLGKNFSLSRKLAKFAKEKKAAKTLGIVMGVFIICWLPFFVVNLWSGFCSQCIWQEEIVFAAVTWLGWINSGMNPVIYACWSRDFRRAFVRILCACCPRRMRRRYQPAFRCKPSQYVSGANTGGQASSVSYSSVSQSSDGGVATGLPSGGM